One genomic window of Candidatus Hydrothermales bacterium includes the following:
- a CDS encoding ABC transporter ATP-binding protein: MEKRISEKLISIRNLSKEINGKKILKNISFDIVRGEITALLGPNGAGKTTILRCLTGIFNVTSGNIEKVNNLIISVMLEKDLLWEKYSGWENIKIYAELLGRGVEKNDIEVYAEKLGILDFLSQKVYTYSKGTKRKLSFLLALLKNPDLLVLDEPMSGLDPISRKNMRELILDLNQKGKSVILTSHDLGELEKLAHRVILIKEGKILVDDMKS; this comes from the coding sequence ATGGAGAAAAGAATTTCTGAAAAACTCATTTCTATTAGAAATCTTTCAAAAGAAATAAATGGAAAGAAAATTTTAAAAAATATTTCCTTTGATATAGTAAGAGGAGAGATTACAGCACTTTTGGGTCCAAATGGAGCAGGAAAGACTACTATTCTTCGCTGTTTAACAGGGATATTCAATGTTACTTCTGGGAATATAGAAAAGGTTAATAATTTAATCATCTCTGTAATGCTTGAGAAAGATCTTTTATGGGAAAAGTATTCAGGATGGGAGAATATAAAGATATATGCTGAACTTCTTGGAAGAGGAGTAGAAAAAAATGATATTGAAGTTTATGCAGAGAAGTTAGGAATTTTAGATTTTCTGTCTCAAAAGGTCTATACTTATTCTAAAGGGACAAAAAGAAAACTAAGTTTTCTTTTAGCTCTTTTGAAAAATCCAGATCTCTTAGTTTTGGATGAACCTATGAGTGGGCTTGATCCTATTTCTCGAAAAAATATGAGAGAATTAATTCTTGATTTAAATCAGAAAGGAAAAAGCGTAATATTGACCTCTCATGATTTGGGAGAGCTAGAAAAACTTGCTCATAGAGTGATTCTTATAAAAGAGGGAAAGATATTAGTAGATGATATGAAGAGTG